The following nucleotide sequence is from Helicobacter pylori NQ4053.
GAAAAAACCCTTCATAATCGCATTCTAGTTTCCCCACGCAAAGTAGTTGCATCCGCTCGTTTTGAAATTCTATGGGGCGTGTTACTAGCATGCAATCAGGCTCTATAAAATGCAAACCCTTTTTCAAACGCTCTAAAACCTTACCCCCTAAAATGTCAAAAAATAAAGGGCTGTTTAAAAGCGTTTTTAACCCCATCAGATTAAAGCGTGTGATTTGTGTGTTGGAATACTCCAAACGCTCTAATTGCCTAGCCAAACTCAACGCATTGACAGAAGCAGCGATTGAACGCACTTCTTTAACGCTTTTGCCCACAAGTTCTAATAAAAACTTCTCCATTTTAACGCTGTAACCCAGCGTGCAAGAAAACGCCAAAAAGTCCAAAATCAAAAAGCGTTTTTCGCATTCAATGACTCTTTCTAAACGCTCCAAACTGGGTTTTTTTAACAGCACAAAAAGCCCAAAATTTTCACTCGCGCTTTTTAGGCGTTTTTCATTCACCTTTAAAACTTCAAAGCGCAACGACTTGTGCCAATAGTTTTCAAACGCCTTAAAAGTGGGCAATCTAGCGCCGCTAGAATGGGCTTGATGGAGCATGCCTTCTTTAGAAAGGATTTGAAAATAATTCCTGATCGTCGCACAAGACACTTTCAAATTCGCCAACTCTTTCAAGCGTTTAGAGCTAATGGGTTCTAAAATCTGCAGATAGGTTTTAACAAACGCATCTAACAAACTCTCTTTTTTATTCAAATCAGAACCTACTTTAATTCTTCTTAACATCATTATTTGAAAAATCTCGTCAATCACCATTCTTGATGAAAGAACCCTCGCATTATAGCGCAAAAAGTTAATAATCTATCACTTGTTTTGAAAAAGTGATAAAAATTACCCGATTTTTCTTTAAAGTTTAGTCTGTATCACTAAATTTATTTACTAGCATTAAATTAGGATTTTTTATAGAGTTGATTTAATTTTAGCGATCCCCTAACTTATGCCCTCTATTAGACAAAACGAACAAAACTTGTTATCATGCCAAACATGAACACACACACAAGAGGCATTGACAGCAATCTGATTCATTCGCTCAAAAGCATTTCATTATCCATGTTTAGAAAGGGTTTTTTTGGGCTTTATCAAGGCTCTATTTCAGCACGCATTGGCGCGAATCAATTTGTGATCAATAAAAAAAACGCTGTTTTTGATCAATTGAATGAAAACACCTTATTGGTTTTGCATGACAAGATGGATTACCGCTGGAAAGAAGCGAGCCTGGATTCGCCCATTCATGCGAGCGTGTATCGGGAGTTTTTGGACGCTAAATTCATCGCTTACGCGCGCCCTCCTTATAGTTTGGCGTATTCCTTGCGCCACAACCGATTGCTCCCTAGAGATTATTTAGGGTATCGTTCTTTGGGCGAAGAAATTTCCATTTTTAACCCCAAAGACTATGACAGCTGGCAAGAAAGAGCGGATACAGAAATTTTACGCCAATTGCAAGAGAGCAAAAAATATTTTGTTTTCATTAAGGGGTGTGGGATTTTTGCCTACCACAGAGAGCTTTCTAAACTCATGGAAGTTTTTGATTTGATTGAAAACTCATGCAAGGTTTTACGATTGGGCGATTTAATGGATTATTGCTATAATGATGATCCACGATTGAGCGTGTAAAAAGCTAAAAAGGATAAAACATGACCATCAACACCCATTACACCCCTAATTTCACACAGCTCCAAACCTTGAACAATATCAATAATGACGCAACCATAAAAGATAGGAATCAAGTAGAGCAGGATTTACAACAAAGCAGCATTCAAGATGGTTTCAGCCAAGATAATACGCAAAACGCCCCTGATTTTGACCGGTTACAAGCTTTAAACGCTATCAATAACGACGGCGAGATTAAAGATAAATCCCAAGTTGAAAAAAGCCTTATTGATGGCGAAAATACCCCTGAAATTTATTCCAGCCTAGACACATACGCTTAAAAAGGGGTGTTTTACCATTCCTTCAAAGCCATTTTAATCGCTTCTATCACGCAATCCATCCCACCCGCTAAACTAAAAAGCCAGTATTTGTGCGCGTAAATGTATTCTAATTGCTTAGCCCTTAATTCGTCTTCATTACTCGTTTTTTTACACACGATTTCAGCGATATGCAATTCCTGGTGGAAGATGTAAGATTGTATCGCATCCATAAAATACGAATTGAATTGTTTGTCATCAAAAAGCTCTTTAATGTTATCAATTTCAGCGCTCAAATTTTCTAATTCTTCAAAATCCAACTCTTCTAATTTTTTTCTTCATGAAGCTTTTCCACTTTTTCTAAAAATTCTGCCACCTTTAAAAACGCTTCTTCAACTTGCGTTTTTTTCTCATTGGCGTATTTGATGATCTCTTCGCATTTTTGCTTGGCGATCTTTAAATTTTTATCTTGCTCTGATTGGGTGGGATAAATAAGATTAATAGGAGGCTTTGGCTTGGATTTGTCTATTTTTTCGCACACTTCTTTAAAGGGCATTTCTTTAGTCCCTTTAATCCTAGCCCCCCCTTCAGTAGCGTTAATGACTTCTAATTTATAGGGCGTGTTGAAAATATCTTTTTCAAAAAATTCTAAGAAAAGTTTCCACACTAAAGTGGTCTCTACTTCCCCATTACCCCCGTATTTTTCTATAAAAATCTTATCTTTATCTTTTTTAGGCTTGATCTCTCTATCGCCATAAATCGCCCCACTAGCGTGGCTGTTACCGCTTTGCGAAAAGCTCAAATCTTGCCCGATAAACACGCACCTTTTGAAACGAGAATGCACCACTAATTCATACGCCATGTTCGCTGCGCTCATGCCTATGCCCACATAACCATACTGGTGCAAATCAAAAAGGTTGGTATAGCCAAAGGGGCGGAAACTGAATTGCTTAACCCCCTTTTTAATCGCTTGAATCAATCGTTTATGCACAATGGAAGTCAGAGCAAAAATAACGCCTTCTTGAAAATCTAAGGGGGTTTCTTCGTAGAATTTCGCCGTTAAATCCACCCTTTCTAAAGACAGCACAATATCAGGCTTGATACCGGCTTTAGCCAAAATAGGGAAAGAAGCGTCTATGCAAAAAAGCGTTGCGTAAGGGGCGATTTCTTTTAAAAGGGGGAGTTGCTTGTTTAAACTGGGCCCGGTTGAAACAATGATAGCGGTGTCTCTGTTTTTTAAAGCGTTCACAAAATCCACTAAACTAGGGCTTTTGATGACTTCAGGCAGATTAGTGGCATGCTGTTTGATGCCTATGAGCGCGTCTTTAGCGTCATTGCCCACGCTAATAGCGCCATGCTCTAAAGCGCGTGTGAAATGCTGGTTGATTTCTATCATTTGATTGGAGTATCGTTCATAATAAGCGTTAAAAAGTTTTAAATCATACATTCTTGCGTATAAACGAGATTTTTTATCCATATCAAATAAGGAAGCGATCATGTTGTAATTGCAAAAACTTGCATGCAATAAAATCAAACGATTTTCTAAAATCTCAGTGGAAAAATCCAAGAGATTCAGCACAATGAAAATAATTTCTATTTCAGGCTCAATGACCACCAAGCGTTTTAAATTGCCATTGCCCAAAAGCAAGCGATAAAACACCCCATTACCCAAGCCAAAATAATACAAATAAGGATAAAGCATGTAAATTTCGCTATTTTTGTATAGCTCTAAGCTTGAATCTAGCGGGCTTTTTTCAAATAAGGGCGTGTTTGTTTCTTTATCTAAGAGGTTGAAATTCGCGCTATCATTCCCTAAAAACACTTCGTATTTTTTGTTTTCTTTAATGGCTTTGAGCTTTGCGAACAAAAGAGGGTCTTTTTTGAAAAGAGCTTGTAAGTTTTTTTGATAAATATCCATCATTCTAACTTATAAAAATAACTGATAAAAAGGGCTAACGCCCCCTTAAATCAAGGGCTGTTATTGTAAAAGCCTTAAGACATTCTGTTGCACCGCATTCGCTTGCGCCATAG
It contains:
- a CDS encoding HrcA family transcriptional regulator codes for the protein MVIDEIFQIMMLRRIKVGSDLNKKESLLDAFVKTYLQILEPISSKRLKELANLKVSCATIRNYFQILSKEGMLHQAHSSGARLPTFKAFENYWHKSLRFEVLKVNEKRLKSASENFGLFVLLKKPSLERLERVIECEKRFLILDFLAFSCTLGYSVKMEKFLLELVGKSVKEVRSIAASVNALSLARQLERLEYSNTQITRFNLMGLKTLLNSPLFFDILGGKVLERLKKGLHFIEPDCMLVTRPIEFQNERMQLLCVGKLECDYEGFFQTISKEE
- a CDS encoding class II aldolase and adducin N-terminal domain-containing protein, whose product is MNTHTRGIDSNLIHSLKSISLSMFRKGFFGLYQGSISARIGANQFVINKKNAVFDQLNENTLLVLHDKMDYRWKEASLDSPIHASVYREFLDAKFIAYARPPYSLAYSLRHNRLLPRDYLGYRSLGEEISIFNPKDYDSWQERADTEILRQLQESKKYFVFIKGCGIFAYHRELSKLMEVFDLIENSCKVLRLGDLMDYCYNDDPRLSV